In one Choloepus didactylus isolate mChoDid1 chromosome 1, mChoDid1.pri, whole genome shotgun sequence genomic region, the following are encoded:
- the ZNF660 gene encoding LOW QUALITY PROTEIN: zinc finger protein 660 (The sequence of the model RefSeq protein was modified relative to this genomic sequence to represent the inferred CDS: substituted 1 base at 1 genomic stop codon) produces the protein MRRKIRNFKHETVKDNKTVTEVSNQECEKDSDFSTNERFQAEKKQYICNECGKAFSQSANLTVHERIHTGEKPYKCKECGKAFSHSSNLVVHRRIHTGLKPYKCNDCGKSFSGKSHLIRHQGIHSGEKTYECKECGKAFSRSSGLISHHRVHTGEKPYTCIECGKAFSRSSNLTQHQRMHKGKKVYKCKECGKTCGSNTKIIDHQRIHTGEKSYECDECGKAFILRKMLNEHQRLHRREKPYKCNECGKAFTSNXNLMDHQRVHTGEKPYKCNECGKTFRQTSQVILHLRTHTKEKPYKCSECGKAYRYSSQLIQHQRKHNEEKEAS, from the coding sequence ATGAGGAGAAAGATAAGAAACTTCAAACATGAGACAGTTAAAGACAATAAAACAGTCACAGAAGTAAGTAACCAGGAATGTGAAAAAGATTctgacttttcaacaaatgagagATTTCAGGCTGAAAAGAAACAGTATATCTGTAAtgagtgtgggaaagcctttagtcAGAGTGCAAACCTTACGGTACATGAGAGAatccacacaggagagaaaccctataagTGTAAGgagtgtggaaaagccttcagtcacAGTTCCAACCTTGTTGTTCATCGAAGAATCCACACTGGACTGAAGCCCTACAAATGCAATGACTGTGGGAAATCTTTCAGTGGTAAGTCACACCTCATTCGACACCAGGGAATCCACAGTGGGGAGAAAACTTATGAATGTAAggagtgtgggaaagcctttagtaGGAGTTCAGGTCTTATTTCACATCACAgagttcacactggagaaaagccctaCACTTGTATcgagtgtgggaaagcctttagtcGTAGTTCAAACCTTACTCAACACCAGAGAatgcacaaaggaaaaaaagtttacaaatgtaaggaatgtgggaaaacTTGTGGTTCTAATACAAAGATTATAGACCATCAGAGAATACACACTGGGGAGAAGTCTTATGAATGTGATGAGTGTGGAAAAGCTTTCATCCTGAGGAAGATGCTTAATGAACATCAGAGACTTCATCGTAGAGAGAAACCTTACAAGTGTAATGAGTGTGGAAAAGCTTTTACTTCTAATTGAAACCTTATGGATCATCAGAgagttcacactggagagaaaccatataagtgtaatgaatgtgggaaaaccttcaggcAGACTTCTCAAGTTATTCTACATTTGCGAACCCACACTAaggagaaaccctataaatgtagtgaatgtggaaaagcctatCGTTACAGCTCACAGCTTATTCAACACCAGAGAAAACACAATGAGGAGAAAGAAGCGTCATGA